In Lutra lutra chromosome 13, mLutLut1.2, whole genome shotgun sequence, one genomic interval encodes:
- the GNE gene encoding bifunctional UDP-N-acetylglucosamine 2-epimerase/N-acetylmannosamine kinase isoform X2: MEKNGNNGKLRVCVATCNRADYSKLAPIMFGIKMEPEFFELDVVVLGSHLIDDYGNTYRMIEQDDFDINTRLHTIVRGEDEAAMVESVGLALVKLPDVLNRLKPDIMIVHGDRFDALALATSAALMNIRILHIEGGEVSGTIDDSIRHAITKLAHYHVCCTRSAEQHLISMCEDHDRILLAGCPSYDKLLSAKNKDYMSIIRMWLGDDVKSKDYIVALQHPVTTDIKHSIKMFELTLDALISFNKRTLVLFPNIDAGSKEMVRVMRKKGIEHHPNFRAVKHVPFDQFIQLVAHAGCMIGNSSCGVREVGAFGTPVINLGTRQIGRETGENVLHVRDADTQDKILQALHLQFGKQYPCSKIYGDGNAVPRILKFLKSIDLQEPLQKKFCFPPVKENISQDIDHILETLSALAVDLGGTNLRVAIVSMKGEIVKKYTQFNPKTYEERINLILQMCVEAAAEAVKLNCRILGVGISTGGRVNPREGVVLHSTKLIQEWNSVDLRSPLSDTLHLPVWVDNDGNCAALAERKFGQGKGLENFVTLITGTGIGGGIIHQHELIHGSSFCAAELGHLVVSLDGPDCSCGGRGCIEAYASGTALQREAKKLHDEDLLLVEGMAVPKDEAVSAAHLIQAAKLGNVKAQSILRTAGTALGLGVVNILHTINPSLVILSGVLASHYIHIVKDVIRQQALSSVQDVDVVVSDLVDPALLGAASMVLDYTTRRIC; encoded by the exons aTGGAGAAGAATGGGAATAACGGAAAACTTCGGGTTTGTGTTGCCACTTGCAACCGTGCTGATTATTCTAAACTTGCCCCGATCATGTTTGGCATTAAAATGGAACCTGAGTTCTTTGAACTTGATGTGGTGGTACTTGGCTCTCACCTGATAGATGACTATGG gAACACATACCGCATGATTGAACAAGATGACTTTGACATTAACACCAGGCTGCACACAATTGTTAGAGGGGAAGATGAGGCAGCCATGGTAGAATCAGTGGGCTTGGCCCTAGTGAAGCTACCAGATGTCCTTAATCGCTTGAAGCCTGATATCATGATTGTTCACGGAGACAGGTTTGATGCCCTGGCTCTGGCTACATCTGCCGCCTTGATGAATATCCGAATCCTTCACATTGAAGGTGGGGAAGTCAGTGGGACCATTGACGATTCTATCAGACATGCCATAACCAAACTGGCTCATTATCATGTATGCTGCACCCGGAGTGCGGAGCAGCACCTGATATCCATGTGTGAGGACCATGACCGCATCCTTCTGGCGGGCTGCCCCTCCTATGACAAGCTTCTCTCTGCCAAGAACAAAGACTACATGAGCATTATTCGGATGTGGTTAG GTGACGATGTAAAATCTAAAGATTACATTGTTGCGCTACAGCACCCTGTGACCACTGACATTAAGCATTCcataaaaatgtttgaattaaCACTGGATGCGCTTATCTCATTTAACAAGCGGACCCTAGTTCTGTTTCCAAACATTGATGCAG GGAGCAAAGAGATGGTTCGAGTGATGCGGAAGAAGGGCATTGAGCATCATCCCAATTTCCGTGCAGTGAAACATGTCCCATTTGACCAGTTTATACAGCTGGTCGCCCATGCTGGGTGTATGATTGGGAACAGCAGCTGTGGAGTACGAGAGGTTGGAGCTTTTGGAACACCTGTGATCAATCTGGGAACACGTCAGATTGGAAGAGAAACAG GGGAGAATGTCCTTCATGTCCGGGATGCCGATACCCAAGACAAAATACTGCAAGCATTGCACCTTCAGTTTGGTAAACAATACCCTTG TTCAAAGATCTATGGGGATGGAAATGCTGTTCCGAGGATTTTGAAGTTTCTTAAATCTATTGATCTCCAAGAGCCACTACAAAAGAAATTCTGCTTTCCTCCTGTGAAGGAGAATATCTCTCAAGATATTGACCATATTCTTGAAACTCTAAGTGCCTTGGCTGTTGATCTCGGTGGGACAAACCTCCGTGTCGCAATAGTCAGCATGAAG ggTGAAATTGTTAAGAAGTATACTCAGTTCAATCCTAAAACCTACGAAGAGAGGATTAATTTAATCCTACAGATGTGTGTAGAAGCTGCGGCAGAAGCTGTAAAACTGAACTGCAGAATTTTGGGAGTAG GTATTTCTACGGGCGGCCGTGTAAATCCTCGGGAAGGAGTTGTGCTGCATTCAACCAAACTGATTCAAGAGTGGAACTCTGTGGACCTCAGGAGCCCGCTCTCTGACACCTTGCATCTCCCCGTGTGGGTGGACAACGATGGCAATTGTGCTGCCCTGGCAGAAAGGAAATTTGGCCAAGGAAAGGGCCTGGAAAACTTTGTGACACTTATCACAGGCACAG GGATCGGCGGGGGGATCATCCATCAGCACGAGCTGATCCACGGAAGCTCCTTCTGTGCTGCAGAACTTGGCCACCTTGTTGTGTCTCTGGATGGGCCTGACTGTTCCTGTGGAGGTCGTGGATGTATTGAAGCCTATGCCTCTGGAACGGCCTTGCAGAGGGAAGCAAAGAAGCTACATGATG AGGACCTGCTCTTGGTGGAAGGGATGGCAGTGCCGAAAGACGAGGCCGTGAGCGCGGCCCATCTCATCCAAGCTGCGAAACTTGGCAACGTCAAGGCCCAGAGCATCTTGAGAACAG ctGGAACGGCTTtgggtcttggggttgtgaacaTCCTCCACACCATAAATCCTTCCCTTGTGATCCTCTCTGGAGTCCTAGCCAGTCACTACATCCACATCGTCAAAGACGTCATCCGCCAGCAAGCCTTGTCCTCGGTTCAGGATGTAGACGTGGTGG
- the GNE gene encoding bifunctional UDP-N-acetylglucosamine 2-epimerase/N-acetylmannosamine kinase isoform X1 — protein sequence MEINMYPHWKLCLQGPHELYFKNVSKQKKQVMEKNGNNGKLRVCVATCNRADYSKLAPIMFGIKMEPEFFELDVVVLGSHLIDDYGNTYRMIEQDDFDINTRLHTIVRGEDEAAMVESVGLALVKLPDVLNRLKPDIMIVHGDRFDALALATSAALMNIRILHIEGGEVSGTIDDSIRHAITKLAHYHVCCTRSAEQHLISMCEDHDRILLAGCPSYDKLLSAKNKDYMSIIRMWLGDDVKSKDYIVALQHPVTTDIKHSIKMFELTLDALISFNKRTLVLFPNIDAGSKEMVRVMRKKGIEHHPNFRAVKHVPFDQFIQLVAHAGCMIGNSSCGVREVGAFGTPVINLGTRQIGRETGENVLHVRDADTQDKILQALHLQFGKQYPCSKIYGDGNAVPRILKFLKSIDLQEPLQKKFCFPPVKENISQDIDHILETLSALAVDLGGTNLRVAIVSMKGEIVKKYTQFNPKTYEERINLILQMCVEAAAEAVKLNCRILGVGISTGGRVNPREGVVLHSTKLIQEWNSVDLRSPLSDTLHLPVWVDNDGNCAALAERKFGQGKGLENFVTLITGTGIGGGIIHQHELIHGSSFCAAELGHLVVSLDGPDCSCGGRGCIEAYASGTALQREAKKLHDEDLLLVEGMAVPKDEAVSAAHLIQAAKLGNVKAQSILRTAGTALGLGVVNILHTINPSLVILSGVLASHYIHIVKDVIRQQALSSVQDVDVVVSDLVDPALLGAASMVLDYTTRRIC from the exons GAACTCTATTTTAAGAACgtctcaaaacaaaagaaacaagtcaTGGAGAAGAATGGGAATAACGGAAAACTTCGGGTTTGTGTTGCCACTTGCAACCGTGCTGATTATTCTAAACTTGCCCCGATCATGTTTGGCATTAAAATGGAACCTGAGTTCTTTGAACTTGATGTGGTGGTACTTGGCTCTCACCTGATAGATGACTATGG gAACACATACCGCATGATTGAACAAGATGACTTTGACATTAACACCAGGCTGCACACAATTGTTAGAGGGGAAGATGAGGCAGCCATGGTAGAATCAGTGGGCTTGGCCCTAGTGAAGCTACCAGATGTCCTTAATCGCTTGAAGCCTGATATCATGATTGTTCACGGAGACAGGTTTGATGCCCTGGCTCTGGCTACATCTGCCGCCTTGATGAATATCCGAATCCTTCACATTGAAGGTGGGGAAGTCAGTGGGACCATTGACGATTCTATCAGACATGCCATAACCAAACTGGCTCATTATCATGTATGCTGCACCCGGAGTGCGGAGCAGCACCTGATATCCATGTGTGAGGACCATGACCGCATCCTTCTGGCGGGCTGCCCCTCCTATGACAAGCTTCTCTCTGCCAAGAACAAAGACTACATGAGCATTATTCGGATGTGGTTAG GTGACGATGTAAAATCTAAAGATTACATTGTTGCGCTACAGCACCCTGTGACCACTGACATTAAGCATTCcataaaaatgtttgaattaaCACTGGATGCGCTTATCTCATTTAACAAGCGGACCCTAGTTCTGTTTCCAAACATTGATGCAG GGAGCAAAGAGATGGTTCGAGTGATGCGGAAGAAGGGCATTGAGCATCATCCCAATTTCCGTGCAGTGAAACATGTCCCATTTGACCAGTTTATACAGCTGGTCGCCCATGCTGGGTGTATGATTGGGAACAGCAGCTGTGGAGTACGAGAGGTTGGAGCTTTTGGAACACCTGTGATCAATCTGGGAACACGTCAGATTGGAAGAGAAACAG GGGAGAATGTCCTTCATGTCCGGGATGCCGATACCCAAGACAAAATACTGCAAGCATTGCACCTTCAGTTTGGTAAACAATACCCTTG TTCAAAGATCTATGGGGATGGAAATGCTGTTCCGAGGATTTTGAAGTTTCTTAAATCTATTGATCTCCAAGAGCCACTACAAAAGAAATTCTGCTTTCCTCCTGTGAAGGAGAATATCTCTCAAGATATTGACCATATTCTTGAAACTCTAAGTGCCTTGGCTGTTGATCTCGGTGGGACAAACCTCCGTGTCGCAATAGTCAGCATGAAG ggTGAAATTGTTAAGAAGTATACTCAGTTCAATCCTAAAACCTACGAAGAGAGGATTAATTTAATCCTACAGATGTGTGTAGAAGCTGCGGCAGAAGCTGTAAAACTGAACTGCAGAATTTTGGGAGTAG GTATTTCTACGGGCGGCCGTGTAAATCCTCGGGAAGGAGTTGTGCTGCATTCAACCAAACTGATTCAAGAGTGGAACTCTGTGGACCTCAGGAGCCCGCTCTCTGACACCTTGCATCTCCCCGTGTGGGTGGACAACGATGGCAATTGTGCTGCCCTGGCAGAAAGGAAATTTGGCCAAGGAAAGGGCCTGGAAAACTTTGTGACACTTATCACAGGCACAG GGATCGGCGGGGGGATCATCCATCAGCACGAGCTGATCCACGGAAGCTCCTTCTGTGCTGCAGAACTTGGCCACCTTGTTGTGTCTCTGGATGGGCCTGACTGTTCCTGTGGAGGTCGTGGATGTATTGAAGCCTATGCCTCTGGAACGGCCTTGCAGAGGGAAGCAAAGAAGCTACATGATG AGGACCTGCTCTTGGTGGAAGGGATGGCAGTGCCGAAAGACGAGGCCGTGAGCGCGGCCCATCTCATCCAAGCTGCGAAACTTGGCAACGTCAAGGCCCAGAGCATCTTGAGAACAG ctGGAACGGCTTtgggtcttggggttgtgaacaTCCTCCACACCATAAATCCTTCCCTTGTGATCCTCTCTGGAGTCCTAGCCAGTCACTACATCCACATCGTCAAAGACGTCATCCGCCAGCAAGCCTTGTCCTCGGTTCAGGATGTAGACGTGGTGG